A genomic stretch from Oscillospiraceae bacterium includes:
- a CDS encoding prephenate dehydrogenase — translation MIIGIVGLGLIGGSLAKAYKAAGAITVLGADADPSTQEFARISGAIDGFLTPETINTCDGILIAISPERAANWLRENAVHIPKTALVVDCCGTKRNICAVGFAMANQYGFEYAGGHPMAGTHQWGFKSSRADLFKNACFVVVPRVFDDINLLERIKQLILPAGFGSVSVITAEKHDCIIAFTSQLAHVVSNAYIKSPTALEHRGFSAGSYQDLTRVAWLNPDMWAELFLENGDNLVHELDTIIASLTEYRDAITANDKATLRKLLDDGRIRKEEVDGK, via the coding sequence ATGATTATCGGCATCGTAGGCCTCGGCCTGATCGGCGGTTCGCTTGCAAAGGCATACAAAGCCGCCGGAGCCATCACGGTTTTGGGCGCGGATGCCGACCCCTCCACGCAGGAATTCGCCCGCATTTCCGGGGCAATCGACGGATTTCTGACACCCGAGACGATAAACACCTGCGACGGCATTTTAATCGCAATCTCGCCCGAACGCGCCGCCAACTGGCTGCGCGAAAATGCCGTGCACATCCCGAAAACCGCGCTCGTCGTCGACTGCTGCGGCACCAAGCGCAATATCTGCGCGGTCGGATTCGCAATGGCAAACCAATACGGCTTTGAATACGCGGGCGGTCACCCGATGGCCGGCACCCACCAATGGGGCTTTAAAAGCAGCCGCGCCGATCTTTTCAAAAATGCCTGTTTCGTCGTCGTGCCCCGCGTGTTCGACGACATCAACCTGCTCGAACGCATCAAACAGCTGATTCTGCCTGCGGGCTTCGGCTCGGTCTCGGTGATCACTGCCGAAAAGCACGACTGCATCATCGCCTTTACTTCGCAGCTGGCCCATGTGGTCTCAAACGCCTATATCAAAAGCCCGACCGCGCTCGAACACCGGGGCTTTTCGGCGGGCTCCTATCAGGATCTGACCCGCGTCGCATGGCTCAATCCCGACATGTGGGCGGAACTGTTTTTGGAAAACGGCGACAACCTCGTGCACGAACTCGACACCATCATCGCCTCACTGACCGAATACCGCGACGCCATCACTGCAAACGATAAAGCGACGCTTCGAAAACTGCTCGACGACGGCAGAATCCGCAAAGAGGAGGTCGATGGAAAATGA
- the aroB gene encoding 3-dehydroquinate synthase, producing the protein MNTVLVNPPSKTYEVKIGSGLLAQAGELAAKVHTPANAVIITDSTVDKLYSDILTKSLQSAGYTVFKTVIPAGEQSKNAETLINTLNFMAECRLTRADTVFALGGGVVGDLAGLAAALFMRGIGLVQIPTTLLAAVDSSVGGKTAIDLKTGKNLIGAFYQPDLVICDTDTLKTLPPSEFSNGCAEVIKYGFIRDAAIFDLLSTDNFDRESVITRCVEIKRDVVCADERDTGERQLLNFGHTFGHAVEQRSNFTLPHGSAVAVGMALMTKAAVKKGLCDPVCLDILKNLLDKYNLPSSTVFSEDEIFDTVLTDKKRLSDKLTLVVPRKPGQCDLMKMPIAEVREFLHLGLEGVL; encoded by the coding sequence ATGAACACCGTTCTGGTCAACCCGCCCTCCAAGACCTACGAGGTCAAAATCGGCTCCGGCTTGCTCGCACAAGCGGGTGAACTCGCCGCCAAAGTGCATACCCCCGCCAACGCCGTGATTATCACCGACAGCACGGTCGACAAACTCTACTCAGATATTTTGACTAAATCCCTGCAATCCGCCGGTTACACGGTTTTCAAAACCGTCATCCCCGCCGGAGAACAAAGCAAAAACGCCGAGACCTTAATCAATACTTTAAATTTTATGGCCGAGTGCCGCCTGACCCGCGCCGACACGGTTTTTGCCCTCGGCGGCGGGGTCGTCGGCGATCTCGCGGGACTGGCCGCGGCCCTGTTTATGCGCGGCATCGGACTGGTGCAAATTCCGACCACCCTGCTTGCGGCAGTCGATTCCTCGGTCGGCGGCAAAACCGCGATCGATCTGAAAACCGGCAAAAACTTGATCGGTGCTTTTTATCAGCCCGACTTGGTCATCTGCGATACCGACACGCTCAAAACGCTGCCCCCAAGCGAATTTTCCAACGGCTGTGCGGAGGTCATCAAATACGGCTTCATCCGCGACGCCGCCATTTTCGATCTGCTTTCAACGGATAATTTTGACCGCGAGTCGGTCATCACCCGCTGCGTTGAAATCAAGCGCGACGTGGTCTGCGCCGACGAACGGGATACCGGCGAACGCCAGCTGCTCAACTTCGGGCATACCTTCGGCCACGCGGTCGAACAGCGCAGCAATTTCACGCTTCCCCACGGCAGCGCGGTCGCCGTCGGCATGGCGCTGATGACCAAAGCCGCCGTTAAAAAAGGCCTCTGCGACCCGGTATGCCTTGATATCCTTAAAAATCTTCTTGATAAATATAATCTTCCGTCCTCGACTGTTTTTTCCGAGGACGAGATTTTCGACACCGTCTTGACCGACAAAAAACGGTTGTCCGACAAACTGACCCTCGTTGTCCCCCGCAAGCCCGGTCAATGCGATCTGATGAAAATGCCGATCGCGGAAGTCCGTGAGTTTTTACATTTGGGTCTTGAGGGTGTATTATGA